CACTCTGCTCCAACTGCTCAAGACAATCTAATGCTTTTGGACTGCGAGCCATAGAAATAATTTGGTAATACACATTTACAGCGCCTACCGATTCAGCTGAAATTAACTGATTATCAGTACTAAAGTTTTCAACGAATTCACCTTCACTAATTATCTTAGCATCGTCAAAGAAGCAACCAACCTCTTGCAAGATTGCTAAGTCTTTCTCCTCAGAATTAGGTGAATAGCAGGCTGCACGTTGTATCAACAAGGTTTTTCCCTTACAACAAGAAGATAAGTTATTTACTCCTTCATCAGCCTTTCTTATATCATCTATATGATCAATATCAAACACCTTTGTCAGCGGATAAGCTTCTATTCGCAAGCCAGCTGCAACCAATGCACGCTGAAAATTACGCATCCGACTCTCACCTTTCTCTATACAAGCTTCAAGAATATTAAGCGAGGGAACTGTCAAACCATATATACCTGCAGAAATAAAGTGAGAATCGGCTTGAGGTGTATCATAATAACCACTTATACGCATGACATTGTCAACACCTACATAAAGTGGTTTTTCATCATCAATATAGTCTGTAACACCCATCAAAGCGTCTGTCCCCTGTGCTATCTTATCTTGAAAGGATAAAACATAATCATGAAACTCACTCTCGTCAAAGATTGTATCGACTGTTGTTAGGATAAAAGGGTCATCACGAAGGAAATTGCGCAACTCATAAAAACTATGCATTGAGCTCGGAGTTGATTTTACAACAAATCGCAGAGGGACTGGCAATCCATTCAATCCTTTGTCTTGTATCATCTTCAGATGGCTTGCCACATCAGACATCTGCTCATTACAGATAACAACAATC
The nucleotide sequence above comes from Prevotella melaninogenica ATCC 25845. Encoded proteins:
- a CDS encoding NDP-sugar synthase; amino-acid sequence: MKFAIIAAGDGSRLAQEGVTEPKPLVKVRGERLIDRLIRIFMGNNATEIVVICNEQMSDVASHLKMIQDKGLNGLPVPLRFVVKSTPSSMHSFYELRNFLRDDPFILTTVDTIFDESEFHDYVLSFQDKIAQGTDALMGVTDYIDDEKPLYVGVDNVMRISGYYDTPQADSHFISAGIYGLTVPSLNILEACIEKGESRMRNFQRALVAAGLRIEAYPLTKVFDIDHIDDIRKADEGVNNLSSCCKGKTLLIQRAACYSPNSEEKDLAILQEVGCFFDDAKIISEGEFVENFSTDNQLISAESVGAVNVYYQIISMARSPKALDCLEQLEQSGIRVLNPSVGVRACQRSNVDKVMRENYLPLPPDKGDDGYWVKRADTTAQSKEDVCFCHDWSEVEKIKSTFMQRGITDVVTQAHVKGDVVKFYGVEGTGFFRYYYSGDDIETKFGDEERNGKPQYYLFSSSNLQADAEKLACLLQTPIYGGDAIVREDGSYVIIDFNDFPSFSRCRKDAAKAIFERMKSAVESSLKSSFNERCMDDVDSCS